The sequence below is a genomic window from Phoenix dactylifera cultivar Barhee BC4 chromosome 8, palm_55x_up_171113_PBpolish2nd_filt_p, whole genome shotgun sequence.
CTCTCCTACACCCACGGTGTCATGCATAGTTTCCGACGGGGTCATGAGCTTCACACTCGATGTTGCCAAGGAGCTCCGAATCCCCGAGGTCTTGTTCTGGACCCCTAGTGCATGCGGCGTCATGGGCTACCTCCACTACCAGCATCTCATTGAAAGAGGCATCTTTCCTCTCAAAGGTTGCTAGATAACTTTCCTAGCCAGGTTAAATCAATAGATACAACCACAATATCGAGTCATCAATATTTACAGTTCTCCTCTCTTAATTGGTGCGCAGATGCCAGTGATCTCACTAACGGATATCTCGAGACCCCCATCGATTGGATATCGGGGATGAAGAATGTCCGGCTAAGGGacttgccaacctttcttcgtACGGTAGACTCCAAGGACATCATGTTCCATTTCTGTAACCGTGCGGCCCAGAGATCATCCATGGCGTCGGCGATCATATTAAACACCTTCGACGAACTCGAACGTCCTGTATTGGATGCGATGGCATCGATGCTCCCTCCGATCTATACCATAGGCCCTTTATCCTTGCTCTCTCGCCAAATCACCACGAGCCCATTAACGTCGATAAGCTCGAACCTGTGGAAGGAGGACCCAGCTTGCTTGGAGTGGCTCCAAGGGAGAGAGCCCGGGTCGGTCGTGTACGTGAACTACGGAAGCATTACGGTGATGACGAACGAGCAGCTGATCGAGTTCGCGTGGGGGCTGGCTAACAGCaagcatgatttcttttgggtgATCAGGCCTGACCTTGTGAAAGGTGACTCAGCTGTGCTTCCACAAGAGTTCTTGAGCGAGACCAAGGAGAGGGGTCTGCTGGCGAGCTGGTGCCCGCAGGAGGCGGTGCTATCGCACCCCTCCATCGGAGGGTTCCTGACTCATAGCGGATGGAATTCGACGTTGGAGAGCATATGCGGTGGAGTGCCGACGATAAGTTGGCCATTCTTTGCCGAGCAGCAGACTAATTGTAGGTATGCCTGCACGGAGTGGGGCATCGGGATGGAGATTGACAGCAACGTAAAGAGAGAAGAGGTGGAGAGGTTGGTGAGGGAACTGATGGAAGGGGAGAAGGGAAAGGAGATGAGGAGGAGGGCGGTGGAGTGGAAGGAGAGTGCAATCAGAGCAACGCAACCAGGTGGTTCTTCTTTTCAGAATTTCGACAGGTTGGTCAAGGACGCGCTGCTATGAAGAAAATGCGTTCATATTGATGTGTAATCAGATGCATGGAACTAGGACTTATGTAACAGTTTATTCCCTATGGTTGTAATGTGTTTTGATCCTGCTATTTCTTTCGAGCAATAAATTATCTTGTTCCCTGCAATGTCACGAATGACACTAGCTCTACTGATAAACGTACCTTGATCAAAATATATGAGAATCGTAAATTATCATATGGGTGCCAATTGATATATAGTTTCTCACGTAAAAGTTAATTTGCAGTAGTTATGACATCTTTTTGAAGATTTGAATCACACCAATAAAAAATCCCACGCGTGCTCTGCTGGGAGTatacatttttttatataagTAAATAAGATTTATTATAGCTCTAAAAAAGCACTGAAAAAGGCTTTGTTTTTTTGTAGTAGTAGTTTTCAATGCTGGAaacaatatataaaattttagtCAAATCTGGATAAAAACGACCATCCGATGATTCTACAAAACAACACTTTTCTTCCAAGCCATGGGGGTTTCATCCTTAACATTTtgcttttctttatttatttttttttaataatataggTCCCATATGAGGAGGAACACACCAACAACTATATACAGATAAGtggaaatcagaaaataaaatatgtgcAAAATTGCAAAGAATATTTATGCAAGTCAAGTGGAAAAGGCCTGGCTTAGCCTAAGTCTATCTGCAGAATTTTCTCCAGATTTGATTTTCGAGAGCGAAATGGTTTATTTTCGTGTGTCAAGAAAAAAGTTCCGGCGGCGGGGTTCTAGTTTTAAGATTACATCTTTGTCGGTCGATGGGGCTGGTTCAACTGATTGGTATTACTAACTATTCTAAACTTTTAGAAAAGTCCAATGTTTAAACCCTGTTGATGCCATATTGTACATGATATCTTTGAAAAACTTAAATAGTTTGATCAGGTCACATCAGTTACATTAATAATGTGACAGAAAAATTGCATGTGCATTGAGAGAGTAGCCGTGATGAATACACAAGTCAAAAAAATGTGAACGTGGCTGCCATTGTTGACCTATTCTGCTTGTCGACGGAGGCTAAGGTCAACAATTATTGGATTCAACGAGCAGATAACAAGAAGGCAAGTGGGGGATGCAAGGGATGATGCAACTCATTTAGGATTTCTCCTAGCAATAAAATATAGAGATACAGTATGTTACGGAGGCTAAGGTCAACACTATGGTTCCCAGGTAATGGATCCATTGCCCTTTCCCATCAATCGGGAAAGACTAAAAAAAAGGATGCCGGCTTTGGTCGGTAACATAAAATCCAATGATCCTTGTCGTGAGCAagaaagaaactacaagagatgGGTCTCCAAGGCTATCTTCAGCATGATTCCGATTCCCGTAGTTAGTTTATCAACTAGTCTCTTGTCGGTCCCTAGCCTCCTGGCACAAGCATAGACCATGACAAAGCAGCCACCCATAGATTAATTCCGTAATCAAGCACTGCTTGAGATTTGACGATCTTGAGCTGGAGACTCAGTCAAGAATCGAAAACGCTGAGTTAATTAATCTGCAATCCAACGTAATCGGAGACGCAGTTCATGAAGCTATTATGTCAGCCATGGCTCTATATGTAACTTGAAAGCATCGTGTACTGGACCAGGAAACCTTCACCTATAATTATTATCTAAATTTTGTTATTATGTTACTTTCTCCTGTTTTCTACAAGGATCTTATTGGCCACTTCGCATCCGTGTGATGTCACAAAGTGATGGGAATATGTTTGCTGCATAGGAGGAGAAAATGAGgaattttgatgagatcaaacaTATCACAATTTCGACTAGCATAGAACTATTGCCGTCCTTGAATCTAACCTCCATGTTGTAGCTGCGAAATAATGCCTCAGTTGATTTCTCGTAGTTCCTTTTCCGGAGTGGTTGCCATGAACCAGGACGAGCAAGAAAGCAAGTAGGGACTGTTTGGCCCGACATGTGACGTTAAACGGCTGGCCAGGTCCATCCCCCCTTGGGGTGGACCCAAACAAAAAGCCAGGGCTGATCCAGGAAAAGTTTGCGCCTGGCGTCAAGGAAAATTGGACCGACTTAAGAAACATCCAAGCAAAACAAATGAGTGGATTTAGCTCGCCATCGCTGACCAGCGCAACGATGGCAACATGGTGAGAGCAAACTCTGTGGTGAGGTTCCCTCAACTTTGACCCTTGAAGGTGGCCAAACCAAGGAGGACAAGCAACGACAAGAAACTAAGGCGGAGGCCAAGCCAAGCCCAACCTCCCCAAATGCCCACTTGATGACTTTGGAGGTCAGCCATTTTTCATTATTGCCACGCCAAGCCGAACCTCATGTTACGCCTGACGAGGATAACTTGTTTCTCTTAGCACTGGGCACAGCACGCGTTGGCCCTGCGCGCGCGGCCTCAGCCTTGCGCAATAGGCGACCGACCCACTCGGGCACCACTGGATACTGCGCGGCGTGCGCAACCTTGGTCATTCAGGCCTTGGCTGGCGCGCACGTGCGCAAGGAGCAGGCGCGCGGCCAGACTGCACGGACACACAAGGAGTAGGCGCGAGGCCGGCAGAATGCGTGTGCGCGAAGAGGGAGCATTGCCAGCAGCCCCGCGCGCGTGTGGCCTGCGCGCCTCAGGCCCGGGCGCCTTAGGCCTGGGCTAGCACACGTGCACGCAGGACACGGGCGCTGGCAAGCGGCCCCGCGCGCACGACCCATGTCCGCACGCGGGGCGCGGCTATCCTTGCGCGCCCAAGTCAGGTCCCGCGGACGCAAGGGCGCCCAAGACCATCAGCACAGTGGCCAGACCAAGCCAACCAACCAAGAACCGCAGGAGATAGCAGGCGGCCCCTGGCCTGCCCATGCCCACGCGCGGACCACTAGATTGCATGTGCCAAGGGCCAGGCCAGAACGCCATGCCACAGCCAACTGCAGAACCATGGCCAAACCGCAGGGCCACAACCAACTGCATGCTGCAGCCAACCGCAGGGCCACAACCAACTGCAGCGCCATGCCATAGCCAAACCGAAAGCAGCCAACTGCAGGCCACAGCCAAACCGCATGGCCACAGCAACTGCAGCGCCAGCCAACTGCCAAGGCCACAGCCAACAGCAGCGCCACAACCAGCCAACCTCACGGAACCACCCAAAGGGCCTGCTGCAGCACCACAACCAGCAAACCGTAAGGAACAACTGGTCAAACCACTCAGCAACTGGACAACAACCATACCATCTCATCAGCCAACACCAATGCAAGGTTTGCAGCAGTTGCCATCAAGTTATCCAGCCATGAAGGAGTTAGAACTGCAGAAACACATGGCACCCTTTCATGAATTGTaaaggcctatataaaggcctAAGGGAGGAGTGTTGGGGGACTTTTGGAATATTTTTTAGCCACCATAGAGTGTGTTTGGCTGCAAGGCTTGGGTAGGCATAGTGCCTGATTTCAGTCCTTAGGCACTTGGGCTAAGGTAGGGTAAATCAACCCTCCTTAAATTAGGCTAAGGTTGGGACATCAATCCCTCCTTAGAGTCATTGTATTTTCTTTCTTCAATTGGAATCAAAGCAGCCACTTGTTGCCTTAAGTATCTATTTGAGTAGTCCACAATTGGCCTTATTTGCCAAAGGTTCCGAAAAGAAAATCATCCTCCATTCTTAGCCAAGTCAAGCTTAGAGttagaaggaatcaaaagtgcCAAATTTCCACATTAGCCCGGCGTTATCTATCATCGGTCAAGGCGGCACAACATCCCAAGGCCAACACCAAGGAGCAAAAGGGACGTTATTGGTGTGGGAGGCGACTGACCAACGCGACGACCCCACTACTGTGATGTTGGCCCCCCTTCATGATGAACGTGTTGCCCCAATTCCTAGATACTGACATGAACTGTCTTCATGGATCTACGAGGCCAAGATTGGAAACCTCCCAAATTGACTCACCTTCAAGAATTTCTTTGGGTGCCTGAGTCACCACATGGAGGATGAGTTGTATCATATCACTCTGATCATTTCTTGCCATAACAATTGCCCTTACTAAGATTATAACGGTTGTATTGACAACAAAAGATATAGGATTATTAGGCTTAATAGAAACAActaaagcacaaaaaaaaaaaaccaggaATGGAGACTAGACATAAAAAGTTAAATATAAAATAGCAAATAAACAAATGATTGGAAATTAAATTAAACCCTTTCAGCTGTCTGATTGATGAAGGAAATGAAAAATCCAACAATTAGTATTAGAATGCCGCTAATAGCTTATTAGGGTTttcgaaaaaaaatgaaaggatgTCCGGAAGATCACCcaaattcattaaaagaaagaaaaagtacaacaaaaaaagaaaataaaaaaaataaatactggAGAACTAACAAGCCCAGCTAGTCCGTGCAATATTGAGTAGCCCCAGCCCGACAAATCCCATCGCCCCAACAACCCTAGCTAGCCTAAATAAGTACCAGCCCAACTATCTTAtctaatttaaattcaaaagtcCTAGTGACATCCAGCTAGTCTCCATCGAGATGACCCTCTATAGAAGGACTTTGATCATAGCCATATCCTTCGAGGAAAAGTAAAGCAGGATAAATCTACCTTTGCActattgaccattggatcatccattactcactttgagatctatgatGGTAGACGAATGAAGGACTTCGTAGCACTTTTAGAGGCGTGCATGAACCAATGGTGGATGGCCGCCAAGGAAGGCGGATCCTTCCGTCGCGCAAGGATACAATCGTGATCCTTCCGTCAGATATAACCATGACAAGTGGCTCCTCCACCATACCACCATATAATTCCATGTCCACCTCTTCGACCTTGTCGTCGAGCTTTATAATTCAAAACAAGTATATTGAGCCTGATAAGGAACTGGAACTAGACCATTTAGCCAGCCTAGATCCAAGAGTAGCCCAGACAAAAGAAGAAGTAGAAGTTCGAAGAGAAGACGAAAGCAGACTCTATCTCCTCCTCAAACTCCGACAATGAGAAGTTCTTCGGCCTCCGCTTCAACCTTATTTAGAGCCTCTCCACCTCTCTCCCTTCCACCATTAGAGAACCCAAGCCCCAATCGAAGCACGTTGTCAAATTCCTTCGATCTTCCTCTATGAACACAGCCGCCACCAATGCTTAGACCGGAACTAATTGCCATCAGGATTCCTTGGTTCCTTGGTTTAAGAGATTGAAACCCCTTTTTCTGGGTGGGTTTTGCATCACTGATGACTTGTTGCCACTGGCCGCCGATCACCAGTTAGCCAGCCGTGAATCTCCTAACCTCCAGTACCCCACCAGCAGCcacactctctttctcttcattagttagataaagaaaaaagtttattctctccttctctctcctttctctctcttgtttctctctctttatctGGACTTTATCTGTCTACTTTTTCTCTAGGATTGTTGGATTCGATAAGGACTCCTCACGGTGACTTTGAATCTACCTTGGTGAAGAATTTTGATCCATGGTCGTCGACCGGTGTTACAACCTCCACCTTGGCCTTTGTCGTACATTGTTGCATTTGGTCACCCCCAATTTTTATTGAATCATCTGCACTCTAGTTCAACCATGATTAGATGATATTCGTTTTGATCAGACCAACCAGAGTATCTGGCACTCTTGCTTGATCAGCCCAAGCTAGTTAGCTAGTTTATATTCTGATGTCAATGGACAGTTAAAATTTTGTATTTGAATATTTGAATTATTTGATCATGATGGAGTTAGTAGGTGGATCCTTTTAGCTATAATCTGTTAATTTTAATTTATGGAGTTCATTAGAAAATTGTTCATCTAGGCCTTGTATGAACTTTAGGGCACCGCTATAGGGTTCACGCGGCCATGTCATGTGGTCAATCTAGATGACAAGTTCTGGGCGTGACAAAAGTGGCATTGGAGCTTAAGATTTAGGAATTCTAgagtttaggttcaaagtgggTGTGAATGGGAAAATCTTTAAATTgtgcataaaaaataaaaaaataaaaacacaaGTTATGACTTGTTAAATACACTCCGGATATTGAAGCAATCTTAACATGATGAAAATAACTCGTGTAGGTTGACATGGGGTGAGGGAGTGGACATGGGCATAATAGAAAGCTGACCTAATTTGCTGATGGCTTCATTGCTTGAGCATCCTCTGAACAACAAGAAGGTGCTCCACCCTTGCCGACCAGGGGTACGCATTAGTAGGAACACTCCAACGACCCCACTAGAAGTATTTCAGAGACAGAAACTCCAGAGATGGGAACCTCGTGTGAACCTTAAATTCAGCCTGGGAAAACACTCTATGCTTCTCAGCTGATGCAAGCAATGATGCAGCAACAAACTGCTTTcaaattagatatggtaagaatGATGGAGATGCAGCAACAGCCGCAGCAGAGTTTCATGGAGTAGCAGCAACCATTTATGCAGCAGCAATAATAATTTATGCAACAGCAGTTGCTGTAGCAACAATTGGTGCACCAGCAGCAGTTGCAGCATTAGGAGTAGGTGTTTCCTTAGTAGCAGTAGGGGGTTAGAGTTCAGCAAGAGCATCATTTTAGTTTGACAGAATTTAAGAAATTTGCACCATCAGCTTTTAAAGGCACTTCTGTCCCTTTTGAGGCTAAGACCTAGCTGAAtgagatgaaaaaaatattttaatgccATGAgatcactacaaaagaaaggatatctcccgacggtttttttggtctctaccgatgcttttaagcgtcggcgaattttcAGCCCACGCATcccaaagcgtgggtcagacgtcgggcaggtgggcgtgggtccggtttttgccgacgctaagggaaagcgtcggtaaaaacagGGATTTTCCTACGCtaataaaagcgtcggcaaaaacgacatctgccgacgctttaaagtgtcagGAAAGCCCAAACCAGTTTTGggttttcgccgacgctttaaagcgtcgttataaatattttttttaaaaaaaaatattttaaaaaatattttgaatcagAGCCTCGATTCCTCCCAATTTCCTCTCCGCCTCCTTCATCGCATCCCTCAGATCCCACAGATGCCCCATGCTCGCGCTCAGATCCATCTGCACCACGTCGACCCCCTCGACGCCGGTGATTGCCTCGATCTCCGCCAGCCCCGCCGCCGTCTCCACCTGGCACATCACCAGCAGCTCCTCGTCAACCCGCGCCAGGTAGCCATCGTCGATGCCGTAGGCGGAGGCGCGCACCACTGTGTCGGCGGACCCGCGGACGCCGCGCGGCGGGAAACAGCAGAACGGCGAGCTCGGTGGCGCCGGGGGACTCGATCATGGGGAACATGAGGCCCTAGGGGCCGGATGGCCGGATGGTGGAACTGAAGTTGAAGCACCTCAGCTTGGAAGATTGCAAGATCTCATCCTCGCTACGAGAAGTCAGAGCAACCTTTCGCAAGATCACCGCCCAAATCTATAGCCCAAGAAAATCGAAAGACCCAAACAACTCAAGCACGCAGGCAAAATAAATGATCATGAAACTTTCTAATTAAACTAGCTGGCTGATAGCAAGCAACAAATCTTTTTAAATTGAAGTATAACTCTCTAAACAGATCAAAGCGCAACAATCTCAACTTAAAGACCCCCCAAAAATGGATAAAGTCATCCAAAAAACCATAGCCAAGCATCAAGAGGCCTCGAAAACCAAAAAGCCTCACCAGTTCATCATCATGCCTGAAGCTGAAGCGCTGTGGCAGGGGCTCTCCGCCTTGATCCTCGCGCTCCAGCAGTTCTCCATCAACAAGAACCCGAACAAAGATGCGCAACCAAACGAGAGGAGTCCGCCGCCAGATCCGCAACCAATACCACCGGATCCGGCCACCAGACCCTCCGCACCTCCCCTCCCTGCTTCCGCTGCCGGATCCGGCGACCGAGCCGGGGCGGAGCTGGCTTTCTCGTGGCTGGAGCGGGAGGGCGGCGAGGGGGAGGGGTTTTGAGCGGCCCGTGGAGGGGAGAAGAGGCGATGGAGAGTAGTTTTTCAAGGGGTGGgtggagaggggggagagggggGAGAAGGTCATGGCAAGGAAAAGGAGCCCCATGGGGGTCCGATCCCGAAATATTTTACAACGGGGTCTGACAAGGGAatgacgacgctttttagcgtcgtcttaggccTGCGATCCCGAAATATTTTACGACAGCGTGAGGATGGCTTCTGAAAAGGGAttgacgacgctttttagcgtcgtcttaggccTGCGATTACACCGACATGAATTAGCGtcgttttttgccgacgctttttacaagcgtcgcCACATTTAGATGATAGAccgaaaattgccgacgcttgtaaaaagcgtcggcaaaaaagcgtcggtaaaaccgaCTTTTCCTGTAGTGGATGCATTCCCTGAGGAGGACAAGGTCACATTTGCTACATTTATGCTGCTAGGAGAAGCAGATACTTGGTGCAATGTGCAAAGAGGAAAGATGGGGCAAAATGTTGCACCTTTAACTTGGAAAGGATTTAAGAAAATTTTTCGTGACAAGTATATTCTTTAGAGATGAGATGATAGAAGTTTCGAGAATTTACCCAATTAAAGTAGGAGAACATGATGGTCGCTTTATCTGCTGCAAAGTTTGAAGAGCTAGCTAAGTATGCTTCAGAACATGTGGAACATTAAGGTGAATAAGCTGAGAAGTTTGAAAGAGGACTTAAAGCCCGAATCAGAAAACAAGTATCCACTTTTGAGTTGTCTACTTACAAGAATGTGGTTAATAAAGCTTTAGTGGTTAAAAGGGGCATGAATGATActcaagaagagaggaaaagaattaTGAAAAAGAGGAATAGATAAAATGGTTCTCCAAATCAACATGACAAGAATACTGAATCAAGGCCCAAGAAACAAACTACTACGAGTGATAAACTCAATGCAAGGATGTTGTAAAATGCTATAGATATGGCTGAATGAGAATTGTTTTTTGTGTTCCACAAGGTAGTCATCTGCCCTAATAGTAGCAAGCGACAGACGACATGTATCTCAACTTGTTCAAGAAGCTCCACCAAATCGAGCATCTCAGGATGGACAACAACAATGAGGAGGGCAACGAAAGCCTAGAACTCAAGGGCGAGTCTACTCCCTTACGGAAAAGGATGCCAGTGCTTCTAACTCTATGGTCACAAGCATTTGGATCTGACCCTTAAGTTATTATTTTTGATATATGCCTAGTGATCGTAGGAGATTGGATTGCCTATCTAAGTTTGAGATAGATTTGCAGCTATGGGTTATGATATGTGACAGGTACGACTAGAGTCTCATCCACCCATGCCTGTATTTTGTTTGATCATAGAGCTACTCATTCTTTTGTATCATTTTGTTAGAGAAAATAATGCAATGATTCCTATGCCATTAGAGGTTGAACTTTGTGTCTCCATCCCAGTGGAGATGCTATTTTAGTTAGCTCTATCTGAAAAGATTATATCTTGAGTATTGGAGGTCGGAAAATGAAATAGGATGTTTCCTTTGCCAAAAATAATCTAAGCCATACAAGCTAGGCGACTCCTTTGAAAAGGTGGTGAATGACACTTATTCATAgtaatgggcacccagcggaaAGTGCTCAAGCTAGAGGATATTTCTATTGGGAAGAAATTTTTTGATATCTTTCCAGAGGATTTGTCGGGACTATCTCTTGATAGAGAGATTGAGTTCTTCATTGCTTTGATCCCTAGCTCCAGACCAATTTCTAAGGCCCCATACCAGATGGCTCTAGTTGTGTTAAGGGTGCTAAAGTAATAATTGCAAGAGCTATTGGACAAATTTCATCAGGCCTAGTGTATCTCTCTGCATTGTTCATCAAAAAAGAAGATGACAATTTCCAGCTTTGTACAAATTAccgaaaaataaatatagtaaTAGTAAAGAAAAATACCCTTTATCGAGGATTGATCAGTTGCAAGAGGCACAAATCCTTTCAAAAATTGATCTTCCCTACGGTCATCATTAGTTGAAAATAAGGGCTAAAGACGTACCGAAGATAGCTTTCAGAACTAGATATGGACACTATAAGTTCTTGGTCATGCCATTCGGGTTGACAAATGCACCTGCAACCTTTATGGACATTATGAATTGGATGTTCAAGCCTTGCTTGGATCGGTTTGTGGTAGTATTTATCGATGACATTTGAATCTATTTAAAGAGCCTACAAGAGCATGAAGAACATTTGAGGACAATATTATAAACTCTTACAGAAAAGATTTACGGTAAGTTGTAGAAATGTGAGTTCTGATCAAATAGTGTCATCTTTTTTGGACACGTGATCTCCAAAGATACTAACTCTATCGATCCAAAGAAAGCAAAGGCAGTAGTTGAGTAAAGTAGACCTGCTCATGTGTCCGAGGTGCACAACTTTTTGGGAATGGCAGGATCTTATCAGAGATTCGTTGAGGGATGCTCTTATAATGCCATACCACTATCTCATCTAACTCAGAAGTAAGAAAAATTTGAATAAATGGAAGATTGTGAATAGAGTTTTTAAAAGTTAAAAAGATGATTGGTGACAACTCTGGTGTTGGCTATTCCATCTGGGATGGAAGGTTTCACCATCTATAGCGATGCATCTTGTAAGAGCCTTATTGTATTTTGTTGCAGAATGAGAATTTAATAGCCTATGAGTTGAACTACCCTACTCATGATTTGGACTTAGCGGTTGTGATCTTTGCTTTAAAAATATGGAGGTATTGTTTATATGGTGAACATTGCAAAATTTTTATGGATCATAAGAGTCTAAAGTATATCTTTACTCAAAAGTAGTTGAATTTGAGGCAAAGAAGATGGTTGGATCTATTAAAAGATTATGATCTAATTATCAATTATCATTTCAGAGCTAATGCTTTGAGTAGAAAATTTTCGAATGAATTAGTGGCGCTAATCACTACACAAAGAAACATTTTGTTATATTTAGAGAGATACGAGATTGAGGAGTGATTCCATGATCCTTAAGTTCGATTTACTAATCTTACAATGCATCCCACCCAAATTGAGAGAATTAAGTCATTCCAAAAAGAGGATTCAAAATTGCAGAAGATAAGAGAAGTAGTAGAGTGTGGTGTCCAATCCAAACTTTATGTATATGAGGATGGCTCCTTAAGGTTCGGTGGCAGATTGTGTATTCCTAAACTTTCAAaattaaagaatgaaattttAGAGGAGGCTCATAATTCAGCTTATATGGTGCATCCAAGAGCCACTAAGATGTACCGGGACCTAAGGAAATAATTTTGGTGGAGTGGTATGAAAAAGAATATTATTTAGTTAGTAGCTCAGTATTTAGTGTATCAGCTGGTAAAAGCAGAGCATCAGAGACCTGCTGGACCATTGCAGTCTATTCTCATTCCTCAAAGAAAGTGGCAGCATATCACTATAGAATTTGTGACTAGCTTGCCAAAAACCTCATAGGAtaatgatgcagtgtgggtgattgttgatcgGCTAACTAAGTCAGCACACTTCTTACTATTTAAATTTGGTTCCTCCTTAGAGAGATTAGTGGGTTTATATATAAGCAGATTGTAAGGTTGCAAGGAGTTCCAATTACCATTTTGTCATATAGAAAGAATAGATTTGTTTCAAAGTTTTGGAGAGGTTTTCATAAAGCCCTTGGAACCAAATTGAGCTTCGACCCAACTTTCCACCCCAAAACTGATAGGCAGTCAGAAAGGACCATCCAAATTTTAGAAGATATACTAAGAGCCTATGTTATGGATTTAATAGGTGCATTGGATAGTCACCTGTCACTAGTAGAGTTTGCCTACAATAATAGCTATCAAGCAAGTATACAAATGTCTCCTTTTGAGATGTTATATGGCTGGAAGTGCCGATCTCTTATTTGCTCGAAAGATGTAGACGAGAGCCTGCATCATGGATTTAGAAGGTGCATAAGATAGTCACTTGTCACTAGTAGAGTTTGCGTGCAATAATAGTTATCAAGCAAGCATATAAATAGCTCCTTTTGAGACATTGCATGGCTAGAAGTGTGGATCTCctatttgttgggatgatgttggCGAGAGAAAATTATTAGGCCTAGAGATAGTGCAATAGACTATAGTCAAGATTCAAGTGATCAAATAATGACTCTGTATAGCTCAGAGACGAcaaaagagttatgctgataAGAGAAAGGAAGAGTTAAAATTTTAATTGGAGATCATATTTTTCTGAGAGTTCACCGACTAAAGGTGTGATGGGATATGGGGTTCGTAGCAAATTGAGCCCTAGGTATGTTGGTCCTTTTTGATATTTTGGACAATGTTGGAGAGGTGGCATATCGAATGGCTTTGCCACCGGCTTTATCTAGTATGCACAGCATATTTGATGTGTCAATGTTGAAGATATATATTCCATACCCTAGTCATATAGTTGCATAATGAGCCATTGATCTTCATGAGGGTTTGATTTACAAGGAGTTTTCGATACGAATTGTGGACAGAAAGGATCAGGTATTACGGTATCAAATTTGTTTTATGAAAAGATAATGGAACAATCATTCGGAAAGAGAGGCTACttgag
It includes:
- the LOC103706868 gene encoding 7-deoxyloganetin glucosyltransferase-like, which codes for MASTVPERPHAVLIPIPAQGHVTPMLKLAKLLHSRGFYITFVNTHFNQNRLLRSGAISSLDSLPEFRFESIPDGLPPSDEDATQDVPSLCDSIPKYCIAPFRDLITELNDPSSPTPTVSCIVSDGVMSFTLDVAKELRIPEVLFWTPSACGVMGYLHYQHLIERGIFPLKDASDLTNGYLETPIDWISGMKNVRLRDLPTFLRTVDSKDIMFHFCNRAAQRSSMASAIILNTFDELERPVLDAMASMLPPIYTIGPLSLLSRQITTSPLTSISSNLWKEDPACLEWLQGREPGSVVYVNYGSITVMTNEQLIEFAWGLANSKHDFFWVIRPDLVKGDSAVLPQEFLSETKERGLLASWCPQEAVLSHPSIGGFLTHSGWNSTLESICGGVPTISWPFFAEQQTNCRYACTEWGIGMEIDSNVKREEVERLVRELMEGEKGKEMRRRAVEWKESAIRATQPGGSSFQNFDRLVKDALL